From the genome of Callithrix jacchus isolate 240 chromosome 7, calJac240_pri, whole genome shotgun sequence, one region includes:
- the LOC144577173 gene encoding mitochondrial adenyl nucleotide antiporter SLC25A24-like has product MHWLRGFVLEAVACQDDDHYLRHGILFEDLDHKGGGVVDIVELQEGLKNWSSAFYRNSDEKPLHHESQVEEEANAQAKAQKKKDEAEVQVTATCCTVEAMGAETWDARCRGCWYKL; this is encoded by the exons ATGCACTGGCTGCGGGGCTTCGTGCTGGAGGCGGTGGCCTGCCAGGATGACGACCACTACTTACGCCACGGGATCCTCTTCGAAGACCTGGACCACAAAGGGGGCGGCGTGGTGGACATCGTGGAGCTCCAGGAGGGGCTGAAAAACTGGAGCTCCGCGTTTTACCGGAACTCCGATGAG AAACCTCTGCACCATGAGAGCCAAGTGGAGGAAGAAGCGAATGCACAGGCTAAagcacaaaagaagaaagatgaggcAGAGGTCCAAGTAACTGCTACTTGTTGCACCGTGGAGGCCATGGGAGCAGAAACATGGGATGCCAGATGCCGAGGATGCTGGTACAAGTTGTGA